Proteins from one Flammeovirgaceae bacterium genomic window:
- a CDS encoding ATP-binding protein, translating to MSYRYNIGCSLSNLKGIREFIRTSLKDYDIPELELSAIVLAIDEMCSNLMIHAHHCNPDHKIELHIIEPTRGELVFEIVDDGNIFDINAFNEPKMDNLIHEKRKGGLGIRLVKSIMDKVEYVTKGQKNICRLTKVYKKE from the coding sequence ATGAGTTATCGGTATAACATAGGGTGTAGCCTAAGCAACTTAAAAGGCATTCGTGAGTTCATCAGGACCTCGCTGAAGGACTATGATATTCCCGAATTGGAGCTAAGCGCCATCGTCCTTGCCATTGACGAAATGTGCTCCAACCTCATGATCCACGCACACCATTGCAACCCTGACCATAAAATCGAGCTTCATATCATAGAGCCCACCCGCGGGGAGTTGGTTTTTGAAATTGTGGACGATGGGAACATTTTCGACATCAATGCCTTTAACGAACCCAAAATGGACAACCTGATCCACGAAAAAAGAAAAGGCGGCCTTGGCATAAGGTTGGTAAAGTCCATAATGGACAAGGTGGAGTATGTGACAAAAGGACAAAAAAATATTTGTAGGTTGACAAAGGTTTATAAAAAAGAATGA
- a CDS encoding peptidylprolyl isomerase: MKYILNSCLLAGLFMGPSPLLAQDNPGFVVDKIIVKVDNYIVLKSELEGAYQNYLAEGNPASTEAKCALLNRLIVNKLLVAKAEIDSVVVTDEQVDQNTSRRMQLILQNSGNSQEELERAYGKTMDEIRLDLRDQIREQMLGSEMTQRITKDISVTPSEVRRFFNKIPEDSLPFYSSDVEVAQIVKVVKISNAQKEEVKQKLNGLRDRILRGESFSSLAKQFSEDPSAQMNGGEMGFVGRGAMVPEYEANAFKLRKGEVSQPFESPFGFHIMQLIDRRGNEYNSRHILISATPSEEDIGRTEKYMDSLRMKIVTDSIDFQKAAKEYSDDPATKGQGGFFTDADGGTKISIKEIDPVVYFTIDTMKTGQISKPIRYRTDDGKDAVRILYFKTKLPPHQASLKDDWHRIQAAALAEKKDKALEEWFGKAREDVFINIDPEYNFCHLLE, from the coding sequence TTGAAGTATATTCTAAATAGTTGCCTGCTGGCGGGGTTGTTTATGGGGCCGTCCCCATTGTTGGCCCAGGACAACCCGGGCTTTGTGGTCGACAAAATAATCGTCAAGGTGGACAATTATATCGTCCTCAAATCCGAACTGGAAGGTGCCTATCAGAATTACCTGGCCGAGGGGAACCCGGCATCCACAGAGGCGAAATGCGCGCTGCTCAACAGGCTTATCGTAAACAAGTTGCTGGTGGCAAAGGCCGAAATCGACTCGGTGGTGGTAACGGACGAGCAGGTGGACCAAAACACCTCACGGAGGATGCAGCTGATTTTACAGAATTCGGGCAACTCACAGGAAGAACTGGAGCGCGCCTATGGAAAGACCATGGACGAAATACGTCTGGACCTCCGCGATCAAATCAGGGAACAAATGCTGGGCAGTGAAATGACACAGCGGATCACCAAGGATATTTCCGTGACCCCTTCCGAAGTGCGCAGGTTTTTCAATAAAATCCCCGAGGACAGCCTGCCTTTTTATTCCTCCGATGTGGAGGTGGCCCAGATCGTGAAGGTGGTGAAAATAAGCAATGCCCAAAAGGAAGAAGTAAAGCAAAAGCTCAACGGCCTTAGGGACAGGATTTTGCGCGGTGAAAGCTTTAGCAGCCTGGCGAAACAGTTTTCGGAAGACCCCAGCGCACAAATGAACGGGGGCGAGATGGGCTTTGTGGGCAGGGGCGCCATGGTGCCGGAGTATGAGGCCAACGCCTTTAAACTGCGCAAGGGCGAGGTCTCCCAGCCCTTTGAGTCGCCCTTTGGGTTTCACATCATGCAGTTGATCGACAGGAGGGGCAACGAGTACAACTCGAGGCATATTTTGATCTCGGCAACGCCATCCGAGGAGGACATCGGCCGTACGGAGAAATATATGGACAGCCTCAGGATGAAAATCGTAACCGATAGTATTGATTTTCAAAAGGCGGCCAAGGAATACTCTGATGACCCGGCAACGAAGGGGCAAGGGGGCTTTTTTACCGATGCCGATGGGGGCACCAAGATTTCCATTAAGGAAATAGACCCTGTGGTTTATTTTACCATTGATACCATGAAGACCGGCCAAATAAGCAAGCCCATCCGGTATAGGACGGACGATGGGAAAGACGCAGTGCGGATATTGTACTTCAAGACCAAGCTCCCCCCTCACCAGGCCAGCCTGAAGGATGACTGGCACCGGATACAGGCAGCAGCCCTTGCCGAGAAGAAAGACAAGGCTTTGGAAGAATGGTTTGGCAAAGCCAGGGAAGACGTTTTTATCAACATCGACCCCGAATATAATTTTTGCCACCTGCTCGAGTAG
- a CDS encoding redoxin domain-containing protein, with protein MKKGSIAYSVLGLAVVLSAWLMNGCSPAGSTPVSMGELDGLQLYNLDSTQFKFTKGDMRGSLMAVVFNPGCEHCQAQAEEFHRHMDQLQDVTIIMIGSVPLQQLRDFSEKYQLSGFKNMRFAYASPVNVLNLWQIHNIPHIVLYDKDLKPVKTFSGPTAVDKLLAGIKK; from the coding sequence ATGAAAAAAGGAAGCATTGCATATTCCGTTTTGGGCTTGGCGGTCGTTTTGTCCGCATGGTTGATGAATGGTTGTAGCCCGGCAGGGTCCACACCGGTAAGCATGGGCGAGTTGGACGGCCTGCAACTATATAACCTCGATAGCACCCAGTTCAAATTCACCAAAGGTGATATGCGCGGGTCGTTAATGGCGGTGGTGTTCAATCCGGGGTGCGAACATTGCCAGGCACAGGCGGAGGAATTCCATCGGCACATGGACCAATTGCAAGACGTTACCATTATCATGATCGGTTCGGTGCCGCTTCAGCAGTTGAGGGATTTTTCGGAAAAATACCAGCTTAGCGGGTTCAAAAACATGCGGTTTGCCTATGCCAGCCCGGTCAACGTACTGAACCTTTGGCAAATACACAACATACCCCACATCGTCCTGTACGACAAAGACCTAAAGCCCGTTAAAACTTTTTCCGGCCCTACTGCTGTGGACAAGCTCCTGGCGGGCATTAAAAAGTAG
- a CDS encoding SpoIIE family protein phosphatase codes for MRAKALIRITFLGAFIAWLALIFSDVTILFSDIRGLTPDVPVWLPRFMFDLYVLCLFVYYKFKIEKEESLNFTDLLWRVFATGLVATVGSLGLRLVLFLLGNTALASNVLFIDVVYHINLALFLGFLLAAFTSWKRLILYQKSKWLIRIWNVFEFALLFALLYDSLNSVAEGTLGTIIALLLGGLGLVLTANMKWVAYLNFKQKWTSLLLLLLAFFYLGYFFYTTTRLADLIGIQSTSFLDFRGHTFSLSIFGFVMVYSLFSFLVILFNLPTSSVFEQKLEEVVNFQRISQSIQTEQSEESVYNILLESSVSSVFADAAWLEIKSASQEDRLFTYGISEQEARAIQNHVLNNKIKGVLDQGIDKTKNLSRHLGSLKGARFRSLLSFPIVVKGDSIGTLAVLKELPDGFNKEMTRVVSTFANQAGISIENFRLLEEAFQNERYKEELKIAKTVQKSLLPENLESNGDFDIAAFSQSADEVGGDYYDTIRINDHKVALIIADVSGKGTTAAFHMSQMKGIFHSLAQQELDPREFMVRANKALVFCLERGSFISAIYFVLDSREKTITYCRAGHCPVLYYHGAVGKAEYLQDKGAALGMVKDKSYCNMIDVYQIKYKTGDIMVLYTDGITEAKNNKGEEFGYENLEKVILGAREMGAKEIQVHLIDKLYEYSGTDDINDDFTTMIVRFK; via the coding sequence TTGCGAGCCAAGGCCCTTATACGGATTACTTTTTTAGGCGCATTCATTGCCTGGCTGGCACTTATTTTTTCCGATGTCACCATCCTTTTTAGCGATATCCGTGGCCTGACCCCCGATGTGCCCGTTTGGCTCCCCAGGTTCATGTTCGACCTGTATGTGTTGTGCCTTTTTGTCTATTACAAATTCAAAATCGAAAAGGAGGAAAGCCTCAACTTTACCGACCTGCTCTGGCGGGTATTTGCCACCGGCCTGGTGGCCACGGTGGGTTCTTTGGGGTTGCGATTGGTCTTGTTCCTGTTGGGCAACACGGCCCTTGCCTCCAACGTCCTGTTTATTGATGTGGTGTACCATATCAACCTGGCCCTTTTCCTGGGCTTCCTGTTGGCCGCCTTCACATCCTGGAAGCGCCTGATCCTGTACCAAAAATCCAAATGGCTTATCCGGATTTGGAATGTGTTTGAGTTTGCCCTGTTGTTTGCGCTGTTGTACGATAGCCTTAATTCCGTGGCCGAGGGCACACTGGGCACCATCATCGCATTGCTCCTGGGAGGCCTGGGCCTGGTGCTTACCGCCAATATGAAGTGGGTGGCCTACCTCAACTTCAAACAAAAGTGGACCAGCTTGCTGTTGTTGTTACTGGCCTTTTTCTACCTGGGCTACTTTTTTTACACCACCACCCGGCTGGCAGATTTGATAGGCATCCAATCCACTTCGTTTTTGGACTTCCGGGGGCATACTTTCAGCCTTTCCATTTTTGGCTTTGTGATGGTGTACAGCCTCTTTTCCTTTTTGGTGATCTTGTTCAACCTGCCTACCTCCTCGGTATTTGAGCAAAAGCTTGAGGAGGTGGTCAACTTCCAAAGGATAAGCCAGTCCATCCAAACCGAGCAGAGCGAAGAAAGCGTTTACAATATCCTGCTGGAGAGTTCCGTAAGCTCGGTATTTGCCGATGCTGCCTGGCTGGAAATAAAGAGTGCCTCCCAGGAAGACCGTTTGTTTACCTATGGAATCTCCGAGCAAGAGGCCAGGGCCATCCAAAATCATGTGCTCAACAATAAGATCAAGGGGGTATTGGACCAGGGGATAGACAAAACAAAAAATTTGTCCAGGCACCTGGGCTCATTGAAAGGGGCCAGGTTCCGTTCGTTGTTGTCGTTTCCCATAGTAGTGAAGGGGGACTCCATCGGGACCCTCGCGGTCCTCAAAGAGTTGCCGGATGGCTTCAACAAGGAGATGACCCGTGTGGTATCCACCTTTGCCAACCAGGCAGGCATCTCCATAGAAAATTTCAGGCTGCTGGAAGAGGCATTCCAGAACGAACGCTATAAAGAAGAGCTCAAGATTGCCAAGACGGTGCAGAAAAGCCTGTTGCCGGAAAACCTTGAATCCAACGGTGATTTTGACATTGCCGCCTTTTCCCAATCGGCCGATGAGGTGGGGGGCGATTATTACGATACCATCCGCATCAATGACCACAAGGTGGCTTTGATCATTGCCGATGTGTCGGGCAAGGGAACTACCGCGGCTTTTCACATGTCACAGATGAAGGGCATATTCCACAGCCTGGCGCAGCAAGAGTTGGACCCTCGCGAGTTTATGGTGCGGGCGAACAAGGCCCTTGTCTTTTGCCTGGAGAGGGGCTCCTTTATTTCCGCTATATATTTTGTGCTGGATAGCCGGGAGAAGACGATCACCTACTGCCGGGCCGGGCATTGCCCGGTGCTGTATTACCACGGTGCGGTGGGCAAGGCCGAATACCTGCAGGACAAAGGGGCCGCCCTGGGCATGGTCAAAGACAAAAGTTATTGCAATATGATCGATGTTTACCAGATAAAGTATAAAACAGGCGATATCATGGTGTTGTACACCGATGGCATTACGGAGGCCAAAAACAACAAAGGCGAGGAATTTGGGTATGAAAACCTGGAAAAGGTCATTTTAGGGGCAAGGGAAATGGGCGCAAAGGAAATCCAGGTACACCTGATCGACAAGCTGTACGAGTACTCCGGAACGGACGATATAAACGATGATTTTACGACAATGATTGTAAGGTTTAAGTAA
- a CDS encoding peptidyl-prolyl cis-trans isomerase — MLCCLLGMGGCELIRMKKEKPGQDQARRPVARANDTYLYLDELEGIVPPNTPKEDSIARLGAYINSWVRKQLLINEALKRIDINEAEVERKILDYRYSLIGYQFQKLYIQQHMNTDVPDEEVEAYYKANLDNFILKQNIIRGAYIKVPKGAPRTNRIKDLIFSNKEKDRNDLKSYCLSFSTAYHLSDSSWIEFDKLVVNSPLAEIPNKIQFLKSYPYYETSDADFLYYLKIDAYKISDNVSPLEFVKEDIKNIIINKRKVELARKLEEEVYEKAAENKDFEVYSK, encoded by the coding sequence ATGCTTTGCTGCCTGCTGGGCATGGGAGGGTGTGAGCTGATCCGGATGAAAAAAGAAAAGCCAGGGCAGGACCAGGCAAGGAGGCCAGTGGCAAGGGCGAACGACACCTATTTGTACCTGGACGAATTGGAAGGGATCGTGCCGCCCAATACGCCCAAAGAAGATAGTATAGCGAGGCTGGGGGCCTATATCAACAGTTGGGTGCGCAAGCAATTGTTGATCAATGAAGCCCTTAAGAGGATTGACATCAATGAGGCCGAAGTGGAGAGGAAAATACTGGATTACCGGTATAGCCTCATCGGGTACCAGTTTCAAAAGCTTTATATCCAGCAACACATGAACACGGACGTGCCTGACGAGGAGGTGGAAGCATATTATAAAGCAAACCTTGATAATTTCATCCTCAAGCAGAACATCATCAGGGGTGCTTATATAAAGGTGCCGAAGGGCGCGCCCAGGACCAACCGCATCAAGGACCTGATTTTCTCTAATAAGGAAAAAGACAGGAACGATTTGAAATCCTATTGCCTCAGCTTTTCCACCGCCTACCATCTTTCTGACTCCAGTTGGATCGAGTTTGACAAGCTGGTGGTAAACTCGCCCCTTGCCGAGATACCCAATAAAATCCAGTTTTTGAAAAGCTATCCGTACTATGAAACCAGCGATGCGGACTTTTTATATTATTTGAAAATTGATGCCTATAAAATATCGGACAATGTGTCGCCCCTGGAATTCGTTAAAGAGGACATAAAAAATATTATTATTAACAAAAGAAAAGTGGAACTTGCGCGAAAATTGGAAGAAGAAGTGTATGAAAAGGCCGCAGAAAACAAGGATTTTGAAGTATATTCTAAATAG
- a CDS encoding AAA family ATPase: MATQFANDVEAADALSEAHQKLKNEIAKVVVGQDEGVRLLLTSIFCQGHSLLVGVPGLAKTLLVHTIATSLDLQFKRIQFTPDLMPSDIIGAETMDKERNFQFVKGPVFANIVLADEINRTPPKTQAALLESMQEYSVTIAGQQYALPKPFFVLATQNPIEQEGTYPLPEAQLDRFMFNVLLDYPTYDQEVTIVKNTTADDIQGVDKVLTAGEIIEFQHLVRRVPIADNVVEYAVKLSHLTRPGTNGSSIANEFLEWGAGPRASQYLVLGAKCNALLQGKYSPDIEDVQAIAKPVLRHRIVRNFKAEAEGITLDGIIEKLVQA, encoded by the coding sequence ATGGCCACACAATTTGCAAATGATGTAGAAGCGGCAGACGCACTTTCGGAGGCACACCAAAAACTTAAAAACGAAATCGCCAAGGTGGTGGTAGGGCAGGATGAGGGGGTACGCCTGCTTTTGACCTCGATCTTTTGCCAGGGGCATTCGTTGTTGGTGGGCGTTCCGGGATTGGCAAAAACCCTTTTGGTGCACACCATTGCCACCTCCCTTGACTTGCAATTCAAACGCATACAGTTTACCCCGGACCTTATGCCCTCCGATATCATTGGGGCGGAGACCATGGACAAGGAGCGGAATTTCCAATTTGTGAAGGGCCCTGTGTTTGCCAATATTGTCCTGGCGGACGAGATCAACCGCACGCCCCCAAAGACACAGGCAGCTTTGCTGGAATCCATGCAGGAGTATTCGGTAACGATTGCCGGCCAGCAGTATGCGCTGCCAAAACCCTTTTTTGTATTGGCCACGCAAAACCCTATCGAGCAGGAAGGCACTTATCCGCTGCCTGAAGCACAACTGGACCGTTTTATGTTCAATGTGTTGTTGGACTATCCAACCTACGACCAGGAGGTAACGATCGTTAAAAACACCACTGCTGACGATATACAGGGGGTGGACAAGGTGCTTACCGCTGGGGAGATCATTGAATTCCAGCATTTGGTAAGGCGCGTGCCCATTGCCGACAATGTGGTGGAGTATGCCGTAAAGCTGAGCCACCTTACCCGTCCTGGCACAAACGGGTCATCCATTGCCAACGAGTTTTTGGAGTGGGGCGCAGGCCCAAGGGCATCTCAGTATTTGGTGCTTGGCGCAAAATGCAATGCCTTGCTGCAAGGAAAATATTCGCCCGATATTGAGGACGTGCAGGCCATTGCAAAGCCAGTGCTGCGGCACCGGATCGTGCGCAATTTTAAAGCCGAGGCCGAAGGGATCACCCTTGACGGGATAATAGAAAAGCTGGTACAGGCCTAG
- a CDS encoding peptidylprolyl isomerase gives MRGILRKLFIAMPLLAFSMVAWAQGERGMATTLFSVDGKPVTVGEFVGLYKKNHLGGTDGFTKEKIEGYLGLFINFKLKVMEAESKKMDLAPGFAKELETYKEELRKPYVAGPGLLDKLVKEAYERLRWEVKASHILLAVKPDATPSDTLAAYNKIMDIRARAANGEPFDKLARDFSEDPSAKSNGGELGYFSALQMVFPFEEAAYSVKVGEVSRPVRTRFGYHIIKVEDKRPSRGEVEVSHILVKGTGEEARKTIDEVYGKLQQHADWNEMCRTYSQDPGTKDNGGRLRPFGPGALASAPKFEEVAFSLGMPGDISKPFQTAFGWHIIRLERKIPLPPFSEMEASLKRRVARDERMDISKLAMVAKRKKELHYEESRGTRERILALADSSLVRGNWEYKLEGDGKSQVLFTLDGQPFTLGAFVGFVRENQAPTSVTPAVYIKQLYDQFVEGSLSKMEDLKLQESNAEYRALVKEYREGILLFNIMEKEVWNKASEDTVGQREYYNEHVGSYAAGLRVEARVFSSDKKAVIDSAMARAMVGDTLTATNLEQFKSVTGFRAFEKGDHPAIDKINWAVGLHQVEADGMYYLVEVKSLVPPGNKRFEEARASVVSDYQDKLEKDWVAQLKHKYKVKVNPKGKRKAMMILTSKQ, from the coding sequence GTGAGGGGAATACTCAGAAAACTTTTTATCGCCATGCCGTTGCTGGCATTTTCCATGGTGGCCTGGGCGCAAGGGGAAAGGGGCATGGCCACCACTTTGTTTTCCGTTGACGGCAAGCCAGTCACCGTGGGCGAGTTTGTCGGCCTGTACAAGAAAAACCACCTGGGGGGTACGGATGGGTTTACAAAAGAAAAAATCGAAGGGTACCTGGGGCTTTTCATTAACTTTAAGTTAAAGGTAATGGAAGCGGAGTCTAAAAAAATGGACTTGGCGCCCGGGTTTGCAAAGGAGTTGGAAACCTACAAGGAGGAGTTGCGAAAACCGTATGTGGCCGGCCCCGGCCTCCTTGACAAGTTGGTGAAAGAGGCCTATGAGCGGTTGCGGTGGGAGGTGAAGGCATCCCACATCCTCCTGGCCGTAAAGCCCGATGCCACGCCTTCCGATACATTGGCGGCATATAACAAAATCATGGATATCCGCGCCAGGGCGGCAAACGGTGAGCCGTTTGATAAACTGGCAAGGGATTTTTCGGAAGACCCTTCGGCAAAATCAAATGGCGGGGAGCTGGGGTATTTCTCGGCATTGCAGATGGTGTTTCCTTTTGAAGAGGCTGCCTATAGCGTAAAAGTGGGCGAGGTATCCAGGCCTGTGCGGACGAGGTTTGGCTATCACATCATAAAAGTGGAGGACAAGCGGCCCTCCAGGGGCGAGGTGGAAGTCTCGCATATTTTGGTAAAGGGTACCGGGGAGGAGGCCCGGAAAACGATAGACGAGGTGTATGGGAAACTGCAGCAACATGCGGATTGGAACGAGATGTGCAGAACGTATTCGCAGGACCCTGGCACGAAGGACAATGGAGGAAGGTTGAGGCCATTTGGCCCGGGGGCGTTGGCCTCGGCCCCGAAGTTTGAAGAAGTGGCTTTCTCTTTGGGCATGCCTGGCGATATTTCCAAGCCCTTCCAAACAGCCTTTGGGTGGCACATCATTCGGCTAGAAAGGAAAATCCCACTGCCCCCTTTCAGTGAGATGGAGGCCTCCTTAAAAAGGAGGGTGGCGAGGGACGAAAGGATGGACATTTCGAAATTGGCGATGGTGGCGAAAAGGAAAAAGGAACTTCACTATGAAGAAAGCCGCGGCACAAGGGAGCGTATTTTGGCTTTGGCCGACAGCAGCCTGGTGAGGGGCAACTGGGAGTATAAATTGGAAGGGGATGGCAAAAGCCAGGTGCTGTTTACCCTGGATGGCCAGCCATTCACCCTGGGGGCCTTCGTGGGGTTTGTGAGGGAAAACCAGGCGCCCACCAGTGTCACGCCTGCGGTTTACATAAAACAATTGTACGACCAGTTCGTGGAGGGCAGCCTGTCAAAGATGGAAGACCTTAAGCTGCAAGAAAGCAATGCCGAATACCGGGCCCTGGTAAAAGAGTATAGGGAAGGGATTTTGCTTTTTAACATCATGGAAAAAGAGGTGTGGAACAAGGCTTCCGAAGATACCGTGGGCCAGCGGGAATATTACAATGAACATGTGGGCTCCTATGCGGCCGGCCTGAGGGTGGAGGCGAGGGTATTTTCTTCAGACAAGAAGGCGGTGATAGACTCTGCCATGGCCAGGGCAATGGTGGGGGACACCCTGACGGCCACCAACCTGGAGCAGTTTAAATCCGTTACAGGCTTCAGGGCTTTCGAAAAGGGCGACCACCCTGCCATTGACAAAATCAACTGGGCCGTGGGGCTGCACCAGGTGGAAGCAGACGGAATGTATTACCTTGTGGAGGTAAAAAGCCTTGTCCCCCCCGGCAATAAAAGATTTGAAGAGGCGAGGGCAAGTGTGGTTTCGGATTATCAGGACAAGTTGGAAAAGGATTGGGTTGCCCAACTTAAACATAAATATAAAGTTAAGGTCAACCCGAAAGGAAAAAGGAAGGCCATGATGATATTAACATCTAAACAGTAG
- a CDS encoding STAS domain-containing protein: protein MVQIKRLQEDGIDTLAIIGEIDASSSIELDLSIAKSVGEGFKKILVDCSSLEYISSAGLGVFMSYIEEFKDKRISMVMFGLNEKVANNFSILGLADLLHICKTREEAKQLVNELSV, encoded by the coding sequence ATGGTTCAAATCAAAAGGCTACAAGAAGACGGAATTGACACATTGGCAATTATCGGTGAGATCGATGCCAGCTCGTCCATTGAATTGGACCTCTCCATTGCCAAAAGCGTAGGGGAGGGGTTCAAAAAAATTCTCGTGGATTGTAGTTCCCTGGAATATATCTCCTCAGCAGGCCTGGGTGTTTTCATGTCTTATATCGAAGAGTTCAAAGACAAAAGGATAAGCATGGTAATGTTTGGTTTGAACGAAAAGGTGGCCAACAATTTCAGCATTTTGGGCCTGGCCGACTTGCTCCACATTTGTAAAACCAGGGAAGAAGCGAAGCAATTGGTAAATGAGTTATCGGTATAA